In Pseudomonas fluorescens NCIMB 11764, a single window of DNA contains:
- a CDS encoding MdtA/MuxA family multidrug efflux RND transporter periplasmic adaptor subunit, translating into MVDHSMQSSASRSPRRWLFGLLVLLVIAGLCWKFWPGSAAPKEGAGQKAVAGHTGRSGGMRPGFGGATGPVPVRVAPAVKGDFPLYYKALGTVTALNTINVRSRVGGELIKVSFEEGQMVKAGDLLAEIDPRPYQNALLQAEGTLLQNQAQLKNAQVDVERYRGLYREDSIAKQTLDTAEALVGQYQGTVKTNQAAVNDAKLNLEFTRIRAPITGRVGLRQLDVGNLVAVNDTTALAIITQTQPINVAFTLPENSLDVVLARYRSGAKLPAEAWDRGDTKMQATGVLQSLDNQIDVTTGTLKFKARYENRDQALFPNQFVNVHLLADTLKDVVLAPSAAIQFGTNGTFVYAMDGDKKVTIRQLKVGASDGENTVVTEGLTAGDRVVLEGTDRLKEGSEVEVVNDTKDVPTSPTGHLQGKPAASATDPATTDKAKKGGA; encoded by the coding sequence ATGGTTGATCATTCAATGCAATCCTCCGCTTCCCGTAGTCCTCGTCGCTGGCTGTTCGGCCTGCTTGTCCTGTTGGTCATCGCTGGCCTGTGCTGGAAATTCTGGCCCGGCAGTGCTGCGCCAAAAGAAGGTGCAGGACAAAAAGCCGTGGCGGGGCATACCGGTCGTTCGGGCGGCATGCGTCCGGGTTTCGGGGGCGCGACGGGGCCGGTTCCGGTGCGTGTGGCGCCAGCGGTCAAAGGCGACTTCCCGCTGTACTACAAGGCGCTGGGCACCGTGACGGCGCTGAACACCATCAATGTGCGCAGCCGGGTGGGCGGCGAGCTGATCAAGGTGTCATTCGAAGAAGGGCAGATGGTCAAGGCCGGCGATCTGCTGGCTGAAATCGACCCGCGTCCTTACCAGAACGCCTTGCTGCAGGCCGAAGGCACCTTGCTGCAAAACCAGGCGCAACTGAAGAACGCTCAAGTCGATGTCGAACGTTATCGCGGCCTGTACCGTGAAGACAGCATCGCCAAGCAAACCCTGGACACCGCCGAAGCGCTGGTCGGCCAGTATCAGGGCACGGTCAAGACCAATCAGGCGGCGGTCAATGACGCCAAGCTCAATCTCGAATTCACCAGGATCCGCGCGCCGATTACCGGTCGTGTGGGCCTGCGTCAGCTCGACGTCGGCAACCTGGTGGCCGTCAATGACACCACGGCGCTGGCGATCATCACCCAGACCCAACCGATCAACGTTGCCTTCACCTTGCCGGAAAACAGCCTCGACGTGGTGCTGGCCCGCTATCGCAGTGGCGCCAAACTGCCCGCCGAAGCCTGGGACCGTGGCGACACCAAAATGCAAGCCACCGGTGTGTTGCAGAGCCTCGACAACCAGATCGACGTCACTACCGGCACCCTGAAATTCAAGGCTCGCTACGAAAACCGCGATCAAGCGTTGTTCCCCAATCAGTTCGTCAACGTCCACCTGCTCGCCGACACGCTCAAAGACGTGGTACTCGCGCCTTCGGCAGCCATCCAGTTTGGCACCAATGGCACGTTCGTCTATGCAATGGATGGCGACAAGAAGGTCACGATCCGTCAGTTGAAAGTCGGCGCCAGCGACGGTGAAAACACCGTAGTCACCGAAGGCCTGACCGCCGGCGATCGCGTAGTCCTCGAAGGCACCGACCGCCTGAAGGAAGGCAGTGAAGTAGAAGTGGTCAATGACACCAAGGACGTGCCGACCTCTCCGACCGGGCACCTGCAGGGCAAACCGGCGGCCAGCGCGACTGATCCGGCGACCACCGACAAGGCGAAAAAGGGCGGCGCATGA
- the tpx gene encoding thiol peroxidase translates to MAQVTLKGNPVQVNGQLPQAGSKAPAFSLVAGNLSDVTLASFAGKRKVLNIFPSVDTPTCATSVRKFNAQANDVANTVVLCISADLPFAQARFCGAEGLENVQNLSTLRGAEFIENYGVAIADGPLKGLTARAVVVLDENDNVLHSELVKEIAEEPNYEAALAVLK, encoded by the coding sequence ATGGCTCAAGTCACTCTTAAAGGCAACCCGGTTCAAGTCAACGGCCAACTGCCACAAGCCGGTTCCAAGGCGCCAGCCTTTTCCCTGGTTGCCGGCAATCTGTCCGACGTGACCCTGGCGAGCTTCGCCGGCAAGCGCAAAGTGCTGAACATCTTCCCAAGCGTCGACACCCCGACCTGCGCCACGTCGGTGCGCAAGTTCAACGCCCAGGCCAACGATGTCGCCAACACCGTGGTGCTGTGCATCTCCGCTGACCTGCCGTTCGCCCAGGCCCGTTTCTGCGGCGCCGAAGGCCTGGAAAACGTGCAGAACCTGTCGACCCTGCGCGGTGCCGAATTCATCGAGAACTACGGCGTTGCCATTGCCGACGGCCCACTCAAAGGCCTGACCGCCCGTGCCGTTGTGGTACTGGACGAGAACGACAACGTGCTGCACAGCGAGCTGGTCAAGGAAATCGCTGAAGAGCCAAACTACGAAGCCGCACTTGCCGTTCTGAAATAA
- a CDS encoding YciI family protein produces the protein MRFMIIVKASPDSEAGVMPSKELLTAMGNYNEELVKAGIMLAGEGLHPSSQGARVRFSGDRRTVIDGPFVETKELIAGYWLWQVKSKDEAIEWVKRCPNPMPGTEAEIEIRQVFEAEDFGAEFTPELREQEERQREQMNKR, from the coding sequence ATGCGATTCATGATCATTGTCAAAGCCAGCCCGGATTCCGAGGCTGGCGTGATGCCCAGTAAAGAACTGCTGACCGCGATGGGCAATTACAACGAGGAACTGGTCAAGGCCGGGATCATGTTGGCAGGCGAAGGTTTGCACCCGAGTAGCCAGGGCGCCCGCGTACGTTTTTCGGGCGACAGACGCACAGTGATTGACGGCCCGTTTGTCGAAACAAAAGAGCTGATCGCCGGTTACTGGCTGTGGCAGGTGAAGTCGAAGGACGAAGCAATCGAGTGGGTCAAACGCTGCCCCAACCCGATGCCGGGTACCGAAGCCGAAATCGAGATTCGCCAGGTGTTTGAGGCCGAGGATTTCGGTGCCGAATTCACGCCGGAGCTGCGGGAGCAGGAGGAGCGGCAGCGTGAGCAGATGAACAAGCGCTGA
- a CDS encoding DUF3313 domain-containing protein, which yields MKLALMMSTLCIASIGVVGCTSSKVEPDQYSGFLKDYSQLKEAKSPSGAVVMRWVDPKFDINKYKSVYVEPTQMYPKPQPTVKIPQTTLNGITSYYDQALKREIGKSLPLAAGPGPGVMVVRAAITAVSSKTEGLKPYEVIPIALVAAAVSTASGIRDQQTDLATEAVFLDGGNNKVLAQVVRKGTGKPLENEAQVMKADDVKIVIDGWASDLHQSFLKLKSK from the coding sequence ATGAAGCTAGCGTTAATGATGAGCACACTGTGCATTGCCTCGATCGGCGTGGTGGGCTGCACCAGTTCCAAGGTCGAGCCGGACCAGTATTCAGGGTTCCTCAAAGATTACAGTCAGCTCAAGGAAGCCAAATCCCCCTCGGGGGCGGTAGTGATGCGCTGGGTGGATCCGAAGTTCGACATCAACAAATACAAAAGCGTGTATGTCGAACCGACCCAGATGTATCCCAAGCCCCAGCCGACCGTGAAAATCCCTCAGACCACCTTGAACGGGATTACCAGTTATTACGATCAGGCGCTCAAACGCGAGATTGGCAAATCCCTGCCTTTGGCGGCAGGCCCTGGCCCTGGTGTGATGGTGGTGCGTGCGGCCATTACCGCCGTCAGCAGCAAGACCGAAGGGCTGAAGCCTTATGAAGTGATTCCGATTGCCCTCGTCGCGGCGGCGGTCAGCACCGCGAGCGGGATTCGTGATCAGCAGACCGATCTGGCCACTGAAGCGGTGTTCCTGGATGGCGGGAACAATAAGGTGCTGGCCCAGGTGGTGCGCAAGGGCACTGGCAAACCGCTGGAAAACGAGGCTCAGGTGATGAAGGCCGATGACGTGAAAATCGTGATCGATGGCTGGGCTTCGGATTTGCATCAGTCGTTTCTGAAATTGAAATCCAAATGA